A single window of Solanum dulcamara chromosome 5, daSolDulc1.2, whole genome shotgun sequence DNA harbors:
- the LOC129889519 gene encoding poly [ADP-ribose] polymerase 2 isoform X2, whose product MANITKLKVDDLRKELSSRGLDTTGTKSILARRLDEAIEEEEENKKKLNGDRKRSRVDSDSIGSGKMNAVEEYKKMSVKELREVATSRGISSTGSKKELVERLCAAADSHSKDNLGVGDEDETEKLVTATKKGAAVLDQYLSDDIKERYHVLQQGNDIYDATLNQTNVGNNNNKFYIIQVLENDSGGNFLVYTRWGRVGVKGGTKISGPYTSAYDATSEFKSKFYEKTKNYWSNRKDFFCQPKHYVWLEMDYAENGKDSLVQGQSNPVPKSQPRETKLEAPIAKFISLICDINMMRQQMMEIGYNANKLPLGKLSKTTILKGYDVLKNIADVIGQSNRPLLEDLTSQFYTVIPHDFGFQTMREFVIDTPQKLKRKIEMVEALAEIEVATKILEDNTDIQEDPLYYQYEQLHCKLVPVEVGSQEFLRIESYMKNTHAKTHSSYAVDIVQIFRASRDGETERFQKFSDMSNRMLLWHGSRLTNWAGILSQGLRIAPPEAPSTGYMFGKGVYFADMFSKSANYCYASSAAKNGVLLLCEVALGDMNELLSANYDADKLPSGKLSTKGVGATAPDFKESQILEDGVIVPLGNPKKQRKQGSLMYNEYIVYNVEQIRMRYVIQVEFNYGI is encoded by the exons ATGGCCAACATTACCAAGCTTAAAGTCGATGACCTTCGTAAGGAGCTTTCAAGTCGCGGTCTTGACACCACAGGAACCAAATCCATACTG GCAAGGAGGTTGGACGAGGCTATtgaggaggaagaggaaaacaagaagaaattgaaTGGTGATAGGAAAAGATCGAGGGTTGATTCTGACTCAATTGGGTCAGGGAAAATGAATGCTGTGGAGGAGTATAAGAAAATGAGTGTTAAGGAGTTAAGGGAAGTAGCCACTTCTCGTGGGATTTCAAGTACTGGGTCCAAGAAAGAACTTGTTGAGAGGCTTTGTGCTGCTGCTGATTCACACTCAAAAGATAATCTTGGAG TTGGAGATGAAGACGAGACAGAGAAGTTGGTCACAGCAACAAAGAAGGGTGCAGCTGTTTTGGATCAATACCTGTCAGATGACATCAAAGAACGGTACCATGTCCTGCAACAA GGAAATGATATTTATGATGCCACATTGAACCAAACAAATGTTGGgaacaacaataacaagttTTATATCATTCAAGTTCTAG AGAATGATAGTGGTGGGAATTTCCTTGTTTACACAAGATGGGGTAGAGTTGGTGTAAAGGGTGGAACGAAGATCAGTGGTCCCTATACGTCTGCCTATGATGCCACATCTGAGTTTAAGAGTAAATTCTATGAGAAGACCAAGAACTATTGGTCTAACCGCAAAGATTTTTTTTGTCAACCAAAGCATTATGTTTGGTTGGAAATGGACTATGCTGAAAATGGGAAAGACTCCTTA GTCCAAGGACAGTCCAACCCAGTACCAAAAAGTCAACCTCGTGAGACTAAGCTGGAGGCCCCGATTGCAAAGTTCATATCTCTTATTTGCGACATCAATATGATGAGGCAGCAAATGATGGAAATAG GGTACAATGCTAACAAGTTGCCACTCGGTAAATTGAGCAAGACAACCATTTTAAAG GGCTATGATGTCTTGAAAAATATTGCTGATGTAATTGGCCAGTCCAACAGACCACTGCTTGAAGATTTGACCAG TCAATTCTATACAGTCATTCCTCATGATTTTGGATTCCAGACGATGC GTGAATTTGTCATCGACACCCCTCAGAAGTTAAAACGCAAAATTGAAATG GTCGAAGCTCTTGCTGAAATTGAAGTCGCAACTAAGATATTGGAGGATAACACAGATATACAG GAGGATCCCTTGTATTATCAATATGAACAACTTCATTGCAAACTTGTTCCAGTTGAAGTCGGTTCCCAGGAATTTCTCAGG ATTGAGAGTTACATGAAGAATACCCATGCAAAAACACATTCTAGTTATGCTGTCGATATTGTTCAAATATTTAGGGCATCAAGAGATGGTGAAACTGAAAGATTCCAGAAG TTCTCTGATATGAGTAATAGGATGCTTTTATGGCATGGTTCTCGGCTCACAAACTGGGCTGGCATTCTTTCACAGG GTTTACGAATTGCTCCTCCAGAAGCACCTTCAACAGGGTACATGTTTGGGAAAGGTGTTTATTTTGCTGATATGTTCTCCAAAAGTGCAAATTATTGCTATGCCTCATCGGCTGCTAAGAATGGTGTCCTTCTGTTGTGCGAG GTTGCTCTTGGTGACATGAATGAGCTGCTGTCAGCCAACTACGATGCTGATAAGTTGCCTTCAGGAAAACTAAG CACCAAAGGAGTTGGTGCCACGGCCCCAGATTTCAAAGAATCTCAAATACTCGAAGATGGTGTCATCGTTCCTTTGGGAAATCCAAAGAAGCAACGAAAGCAG GGTAGTTTGATGTATAATGAGTACATAGTTTACAATGTGGAACAAATAAGGATGCGCTATGTTATCCAAGTTGAGTTCAATTATGGGATATAA
- the LOC129890703 gene encoding ATP synthase subunit beta, chloroplastic-like, producing MPSTRSKYVNQELPRNFLRIERTSVLSRGLYAKGIYPIVDPLDSMSTMLQPRIVGEEHYKIAQRVKQTLQRYKELQDVIAILGLDELSKEDRLLVARARKIERFLSQPFFVAEVFTGSPGKYVGLAETIRGFQLILSGKLDDLSEQDFYLVGTIDEATAKAINLEMESDLKK from the exons ATGCCCTCAACAAGAAGCAAATACGTCAACCAAGAG CTTCCGCGTAATTTCCTTCGGATTGAGCGGACATCCGTACTATCAAGAGGATTGTATGCCAAAGGTATTTATCCAATAGTAGATCCTTTAGATTCAATGTCAACCATGCTTCAACCTCGGATCGTTGGTGAGGAACATTACAAAATCGCCCAAAGAGTTAAGCAAACTTTACAACGTTACAAAGAACTTCAGGACGTTATAGCTATCCTTGGATTGGACGAATTATCCAAAGAGGATCGTTTACTCGTAGCAAGAGCGCGAAAAATTGAGCGTTTCTTATCACAACCCTTTTTCGTAGCAGAAGTATTTACTGGTTCTCCAGGGAAATATGTTGGTCTAGCAGAAACAATTCGAGgatttcaattgatcctttccGGAAAATTAGATGATCTTTCTGAACAGGACTTTTATTTGGTAGGTACTATCGATGAAGCTACCGCGAAGGCTATAAACTTAGAAATGGAGAGCGATTTGAAGAAATGA
- the LOC129888431 gene encoding protein SENESCENCE-ASSOCIATED GENE 21, mitochondrial-like, with product MARFFLNVKLFSDQFSLFVTRKGYAVAASGGGRRGGELSNVMMKQLKGGDEESVPKSPWVPDPVTGYYRPENQADQIDAVELRRMLLKSNFKRH from the exons ATGGCTCGCTTTTTTCTCAACGTTAAGCTCTTTTCTGACCAATTCTCTCTTTTTGTAACCAG GAAGGGATATGCAGTGGCGGCGTCAGgcggaggaagaagaggaggtgAGCTGAGCAACGTTATGATGAAGCAGCTGAAAGGAGGAGATGAAGAATCAGTTCCCAAATCACCATGGGTACCTGACCCCGTCACCGGTTATTACCGACCGGAAAATCAAGCAGATCAGATTGACGCCGTCGAGCTCCGGCGAATGCTTTTGAAGAGCAACTTCAAACGACACTAA
- the LOC129889519 gene encoding poly [ADP-ribose] polymerase 2 isoform X1 produces the protein MANITKLKVDDLRKELSSRGLDTTGTKSILARRLDEAIEEEEENKKKLNGDRKRSRVDSDSIGSGKMNAVEEYKKMSVKELREVATSRGISSTGSKKELVERLCAAADSHSKDNLGVGDEDETEKLVTATKKGAAVLDQYLSDDIKERYHVLQQGNDIYDATLNQTNVGNNNNKFYIIQVLENDSGGNFLVYTRWGRVGVKGGTKISGPYTSAYDATSEFKSKFYEKTKNYWSNRKDFFCQPKHYVWLEMDYAENGKDSLVQGQSNPVPKSQPRETKLEAPIAKFISLICDINMMRQQMMEIGYNANKLPLGKLSKTTILKGYDVLKNIADVIGQSNRPLLEDLTSQFYTVIPHDFGFQTMREFVIDTPQKLKRKIEMVEALAEIEVATKILEDNTDIQEDPLYYQYEQLHCKLVPVEVGSQEFLRFIKLSDVIFGQIESYMKNTHAKTHSSYAVDIVQIFRASRDGETERFQKFSDMSNRMLLWHGSRLTNWAGILSQGLRIAPPEAPSTGYMFGKGVYFADMFSKSANYCYASSAAKNGVLLLCEVALGDMNELLSANYDADKLPSGKLSTKGVGATAPDFKESQILEDGVIVPLGNPKKQRKQGSLMYNEYIVYNVEQIRMRYVIQVEFNYGI, from the exons ATGGCCAACATTACCAAGCTTAAAGTCGATGACCTTCGTAAGGAGCTTTCAAGTCGCGGTCTTGACACCACAGGAACCAAATCCATACTG GCAAGGAGGTTGGACGAGGCTATtgaggaggaagaggaaaacaagaagaaattgaaTGGTGATAGGAAAAGATCGAGGGTTGATTCTGACTCAATTGGGTCAGGGAAAATGAATGCTGTGGAGGAGTATAAGAAAATGAGTGTTAAGGAGTTAAGGGAAGTAGCCACTTCTCGTGGGATTTCAAGTACTGGGTCCAAGAAAGAACTTGTTGAGAGGCTTTGTGCTGCTGCTGATTCACACTCAAAAGATAATCTTGGAG TTGGAGATGAAGACGAGACAGAGAAGTTGGTCACAGCAACAAAGAAGGGTGCAGCTGTTTTGGATCAATACCTGTCAGATGACATCAAAGAACGGTACCATGTCCTGCAACAA GGAAATGATATTTATGATGCCACATTGAACCAAACAAATGTTGGgaacaacaataacaagttTTATATCATTCAAGTTCTAG AGAATGATAGTGGTGGGAATTTCCTTGTTTACACAAGATGGGGTAGAGTTGGTGTAAAGGGTGGAACGAAGATCAGTGGTCCCTATACGTCTGCCTATGATGCCACATCTGAGTTTAAGAGTAAATTCTATGAGAAGACCAAGAACTATTGGTCTAACCGCAAAGATTTTTTTTGTCAACCAAAGCATTATGTTTGGTTGGAAATGGACTATGCTGAAAATGGGAAAGACTCCTTA GTCCAAGGACAGTCCAACCCAGTACCAAAAAGTCAACCTCGTGAGACTAAGCTGGAGGCCCCGATTGCAAAGTTCATATCTCTTATTTGCGACATCAATATGATGAGGCAGCAAATGATGGAAATAG GGTACAATGCTAACAAGTTGCCACTCGGTAAATTGAGCAAGACAACCATTTTAAAG GGCTATGATGTCTTGAAAAATATTGCTGATGTAATTGGCCAGTCCAACAGACCACTGCTTGAAGATTTGACCAG TCAATTCTATACAGTCATTCCTCATGATTTTGGATTCCAGACGATGC GTGAATTTGTCATCGACACCCCTCAGAAGTTAAAACGCAAAATTGAAATG GTCGAAGCTCTTGCTGAAATTGAAGTCGCAACTAAGATATTGGAGGATAACACAGATATACAG GAGGATCCCTTGTATTATCAATATGAACAACTTCATTGCAAACTTGTTCCAGTTGAAGTCGGTTCCCAGGAATTTCTCAGG TTTATAAAGCTGAGTGATGTTATTTTTGGTCAGATTGAGAGTTACATGAAGAATACCCATGCAAAAACACATTCTAGTTATGCTGTCGATATTGTTCAAATATTTAGGGCATCAAGAGATGGTGAAACTGAAAGATTCCAGAAG TTCTCTGATATGAGTAATAGGATGCTTTTATGGCATGGTTCTCGGCTCACAAACTGGGCTGGCATTCTTTCACAGG GTTTACGAATTGCTCCTCCAGAAGCACCTTCAACAGGGTACATGTTTGGGAAAGGTGTTTATTTTGCTGATATGTTCTCCAAAAGTGCAAATTATTGCTATGCCTCATCGGCTGCTAAGAATGGTGTCCTTCTGTTGTGCGAG GTTGCTCTTGGTGACATGAATGAGCTGCTGTCAGCCAACTACGATGCTGATAAGTTGCCTTCAGGAAAACTAAG CACCAAAGGAGTTGGTGCCACGGCCCCAGATTTCAAAGAATCTCAAATACTCGAAGATGGTGTCATCGTTCCTTTGGGAAATCCAAAGAAGCAACGAAAGCAG GGTAGTTTGATGTATAATGAGTACATAGTTTACAATGTGGAACAAATAAGGATGCGCTATGTTATCCAAGTTGAGTTCAATTATGGGATATAA